The proteins below are encoded in one region of Pleuronectes platessa chromosome 12, fPlePla1.1, whole genome shotgun sequence:
- the LOC128453718 gene encoding leucine-rich repeat-containing protein 27, with protein sequence MSAPEEVKEEEEEEAQDLQLSSVLGNGVLGPQTPLPLPEDAEPQEQQEYYPTETLSLSRTKLRHVPERILRSSTLKYLYLEGNHICSIPDSLFASLPSLQWLDLRNNLVVRLPAEIGLHRHLKTLLLEGNPISELPPELGNVITLKGLSLRNCPITFPPQYIVHQGVQGILQYLRSIMAERHVSTRKAAPELPVVEKLQLSDLTGSSVEEQDEDELQKFEELKDKMMLLDRAEWGSMAQGDRNPKSHLHPIIKGKKASTKAGMIPGLLLFDTQIWKRPEDRRQAAMKEMKEKQAILEHRRKSQEALQKWQTKARITQEKNISEQMLQRSGRQKKQKGAGVGDGWDAPQRQTSYMSITDCEERRSSLELGRQIRARVEKIQERRKNPMGTASEHMAAAEQDLEELTKIQTRLLVERNRNRAKDLDKCFTIYTGDTLLSFLDK encoded by the exons ATGTCTGctccagaggaggtgaaggaggaggaggaggaggaggctcaggACCTGCAGCTCAGCTCTGTCTTGGGGAACGGTGTCCTCGGACCTCagacccccctccctctgcctgAGGATGCTGAgccacaggagcagcaggaaTATTATCCCACAGAGACGCTGAGTCTGAGCAGGACAAAGCTGAGACATGTCCCTGAACGCATTTTGAGAAGTAGCACACTGAAG TATTTATATCTTGAAGGCAACCATATATGCAGTATCCCAGATTCACTGTTCGCCAGCCTGCCCAGCCTGCAGTGGCTGGACCTCAGAAATAACCTAGTTGTGAGGCTCCCTGCTGAAATTGGCTTGCACAG GCATCTGAAAACATTGCTACTGGAAGGAAATCCTATCTCAGAACTTCCACCAGAGTTGG GAAATGTGATAACACTCAAAGGCCTGAGCCTGAGGAACTGCCCGATCACTTTCCCCCCACAATACATTGTGCACCAGGGGGTCCAGGGCATCCTTCAGTACCTGAGGAGCATCATGGCTGAGCGTCACGTCAGCACGAGGAAGGCTGCTCCAG AGCTGCCAGTGGTGGAGAAGCTCCAGCTGTCAGACCTGACGGGGTCCagtgtggaggagcaggacgagGACGAGCTGCAGAAGTTTGAGGAACTAAAGGATAAGATGATGCTGCTGGACAGAGCTGAGTGGGGTTCAATGGCACAGGGTGATAGAAACCCAAAGTCACATCTTCATCCTATCATCAAAGG AAAAAAGGCATCTACCAAGGCCGGCATGATTCCCGGGCTCCTCCTGTTTGACACTCAGATCTGGAAGAGGCCAGAGGACAGGAGACAGGCTGCAATGAAAGAGATGAAGGAGAAACAGGCCATTCTGGAACACAGAAGAAA AAGCCAAGAGGCTCTTCAGAAGTGGCAAACAAAAGCCAGGATCACACAGGAGAAGAACATCTCCGAGCAAATGCTGCAGAGGAGTGGACGACAAAAGAAGCAGAAG GGAGCAGGTGTGGGGGACGGCTGGGATGCTCCACAGAGACAGACTTCCTACATGTCCATCACAGACTGTGAGGAGAGAAG ATCATCCCTTGAGCTAGGGCGGCAGATCCGTGCCCGTGTTGAGAAGATACAGGAGAGACGCAAGAATCCCATGGGCACAGCCAGCGAGCACATGGCAGCGGCGGAGCAAGATCTGGAGGAG TTGACAAAGATACAGACACGGCTTCTGGTGGAGCGGAACAGAAATCGGGCAAAAGATCTTGACAAATGTTTCACCATCTACACCGGAGACACATTGTTGAGTTTCCTTGATAAGTGA